From Dendropsophus ebraccatus isolate aDenEbr1 chromosome 2, aDenEbr1.pat, whole genome shotgun sequence, a single genomic window includes:
- the LOC138782981 gene encoding uncharacterized protein isoform X1, whose protein sequence is MESQGAEQSQTSATDNPAEGSSKKERTKIKECPVCRKRLSSSYNKTLCGGCMNRVLEDQGPSFIRNMRDMVRQEIRASLPSRPTSSETPGVSINPPPDSQPLVIAGPSQQMDPSPINEEDQDLSLEVDDQGELASDPEEISGEDSAGSLLPIESIDALIKNVRLTMEIDDTPQPRSVQDIMFEGLAPKKRLVFPVHQSIKTLICHEWANPDRKFFIPRAYKRKYPFGQEDCESWEGAPKIDHPVAKISKKNALPFEDTAVLKDPLDKRADIYLKKSWEASTSAFKPLIATTSVARSLKMWMTELKDKVKESNPNQDFNQAFTTIDNAVSFISEASADALKLSARSAALSNSARRSIWVKEWKGDTTSKAKLCGVPCEGKLLFGSALESILEKASDRKKGFPLIPQQTSRPFRGRDFKIPVLVGATGTSRQGPSMEHHGSKDYYNRRQSFWMGGSYGTSSSTREMEPGRSQRIPKRTGVKGSFSLFNTGTTRASGEKRKGTVGQRGGSSLPKSPRWNQINRPDEDHTPYLQQEQAKTRRMGAIPGGFPSNLQSLGDPESRPVRHQDEQKSKRILFPVSEGQPRCHRRTSTELGQRPPLRLPTDQASISGNTQDQAGQSRRHSGCSLLAQKGVVRLVEETVDSRPLGASGETGSPTPGTSTSPDSTEPSLNSLACERQLLIDRGLSPQVISTLLASRKRVTSAIYLRTWKAFCRYVNQPINVIAPPNIPLILDFLQEGLNMNLRPSTIKVQISALSALFDFRLAEHPWVKRFTKAATRLAPSIKSRLPPWDLNIVLSGLTISPFEPMLELPIRLLSWKLAFLLAITSARRVSEIRAFSINPPYMTIRDDRIILSPDPAFLPKVVSNFHRSQEVVLPSFCTNPSNDREAAFHTLDVRRILLHYLEVTRDWRQTDNLLVSFQGKNKGKAATSQTIARWVKQAIGECYRSSGKDIPVGFGAHSTRAVATSWAERASVTLEQICRTATWSTPHTFFRHYRLQLSSTEDLTFGRRVLHAVVPP, encoded by the exons ATGGAGTCCCAAGGCGCTGAACAATCCCAGACCTCTGCTACAGATAATCCAGCG GAGGGATCCTCTAAAAAGGAGCGTACTAAGATTAAGGAGTGTCCGGTCTGCAGAAAGAGGCTTAGTAGTTCATACAATAAGACCTTGTGTGGGGGGTGCATGAACCGAGTATTAGAAGATCAAGGACCATCCTTCATTAGAAACATGAGAGACATGGTTAGGCAAGAAATCAGG gcctccCTACCCTCTCGCCCAACTTCCTCTGAGACGCCTGGAGTCAGCATTAACCCACCTCCTGACTCTCAGCCACTGGTCATTGCAGGACCAAGTCAGCAGATGGATCCCTCTCCTATAAATGAGGAAGATCAGGATCTATCACTAGAGGTGGACGATCAGGGTGAATTAGCCTCTGATCCAGAGGAGATCTCAGGGGAGGACTCTGCAGGGTCACTGTTACCAATTGAATCCATAGACGCTCTCATTAAAAATGTCAGACTAACTATGGAGATTGACGATACCCCTCAACCCAGATCCGTACAGGACATTATGTTTGAGGGGTTAGCCCCAAAAAAGAGACTGGTGTTTCCAGTACACCAGAGTATTAAGACTCTTATCTGTCACGAGTGGGCTAATCCAGACCGGAAATTCTTTATCCCACGGGCT TACAAAAGGAAATATCCCTTCGGTCAGGAGGACTGTGAATCCTGGGAGGGGGCCCCTAAGATAGATCATCCAGTGGCGAAGATCTCAAAAAAGAATGCACTGCCCTTCGAGGACACAGCAGTGCTTAAAGACCCTCTAGATAAGAGAGCCGATATATATTTAAAGAAGTCTTGGGAAGCATCCACATCCGCATTCAAGCCTTTGATTGCGACGACTTCAGTAGCTAGGTCACTAAAAATGTGGATGACTGAACTTAAAGATAAGGTCAAGGAGAGTAATCCAAATCAGGACTTTAATCAGGCATTTACTACGATTGACAATGCTGTGTCATTTATTTCAGAAGCATCAGCAGATGCCCTAAAGCTGTCAGCCCGATCAGCGGCCCTTTCAAACTCAGCCCGAAGATCTATATGGGTAAAGGAGTGGAAGGGTGATACCACATCAAAGGCCAAGCTATGTGGAGTCCCATGTGAAGGGAAGCTTCTATTTGGGTCTGCCCTGGAGTCTATCCTAGAGAAGGCCTCTGACAGAAAGAAGGGATTCCCCCTTATACCCCAACAGACCAGTAGACCATTCAGGGGAAGAG ACTTTAAGATCCCTGTCCTGGTGGGAGCAACGGGAACATCTAGACAAGGGCCTTCCATGGAACATCACGGAAGTAAAGACTATTACAACAGACGCCAGTCCTTCTGGATGGGGGGCTCATACGGGACCTCTTCTTCTACAAGGGAAATGGAGCCCGGAAGAAGCCAGAGAATCCCAAAACGTACGGGAGTTAAAGGCAGTTTTTCTCTCTTTAATACAGGCACTACCAGAGCTTCAGGGGAGAAACGTAAGGGTACTGTCGGACAACGCGGCGGCAGTAGCCTACCTAAATCACCAAGGTGGAACCAGATCAACCGACCTGATGAGGATCACACACCATATCTTCAG CAGGAACAAGCTAAAACAAGGAGAATGGGAGCTATCCCAGGAGGttttccatcaaatctgcagTCTCTGGGGGACCCCGAAAGCAGACCTGTTCGCCACCAGGACGAACAGAAAAGTAAGAGAATTTTATTCCCTGTCTCAGAAGGACAACCCCGCTGCCATAGACGCACTAGCACAGAATTGGGACAGCGGCCTCCTTTACGCCTTCCCACCGATCAGGCTTCTATCTCGGGTAATACGCAAGATCAGGCAGGACAAAGCAGACGTCATTCTGGTTGCTCCCTTCTGGCCCAGAAGGGTGTGGTTCGCCTGGTTGAGGAGACTGTCGATAGCAGACCCCTGGGTGCTTCCGGAGAGACGGGATCTCCTACACCAGGGACCAGTACTTCACCCGACAGCACAGAACCTTCACTTAACAGCCTGGCGTGTGAAAGGCAGCTTCTGATTGACAGAGGACTATCCCCTCAGGTGATATCCACACTTTTAGCCAGCCGAAAGAGGGTTACATCAGCCATTTACCTGAGAACTTGGAAGGCCTTTTGTAGGTACGTGAACCAGCCAATCAATGTAATTGCTCCTCCTAATATTCCACTAATTCTGGACTTTCTGCAGGAGGGTCTTAACATGAACTTGAGACCAAGCACTATAAAAGTTCAAATTTCAGCCCTTAGTGCACTTTTTGATTTCAGATTGGCTGAACATCCATGGGTAAAAAGGTTCACAAAAGCTGCAACTAGACTGGCTCCCAGTATAAAATCAAGACTCCCTCCTTGGGACTTAAATATAGTGTTATCAGGACTGACCATTTCTCCATTCGAGCCAATGTTAGAATTACCTATCAGGCTGCTATCCTGGAAACTTGCCTTCTTGCTCGCTATCACATCAGCCCGAAGGGTTAGCGAGATCAGAGCCTTCTCCATCAACCCTCCATACATGACAATTAGGGATGATAGAATTATCTTATCTCCTGACCCTGCCTTTCTCCCAAAGGTGGTATCCAATTTCCACAGGTCCCAGGAGGTAGTTCTTCCCTCATTTTGCACTAATCCATCCAACGATAGAGAGGCAGCCTTTCATACATTGGACGTTAGGCGTATTCTGTTACACTATCTGGAGGTCACTAGGGATTGGAGACAGACTGATAATCTCTTAGTATCCTTCCAGGGAAAGAACAAGGGTAAAGCAGCTACCTCACAAACCATCGCTAGATGGGTAAAACAGGCCATAGGGGAATGCTATAGATCCAGTGGAAAGGATATCCCCGTAGGGTTTGGGGCACACTCCACCAGAGCAGTAGCCACTTCCTGGGCAGAGAGGGCATCAGTCACATTAGAGCAGATCTGTAGGACCGCTACTTGGAGCACTCCACACACCTTCTTTAGACATTACAGATTACAACTATCGTCAACAGAGGACTTGACGTTTGGTAGAAGGGTACTGCACGCAGTGGTCCCTCCCTAG
- the LOC138782981 gene encoding uncharacterized protein isoform X4 has translation MESQGAEQSQTSATDNPAEGSSKKERTKIKECPVCRKRLSSSYNKTLCGGCMNRVLEDQGPSFIRNMRDMVRQEIRASLPSRPTSSETPGVSINPPPDSQPLVIAGPSQQMDPSPINEEDQDLSLEVDDQGELASDPEEISGEDSAGSLLPIESIDALIKNVRLTMEIDDTPQPRSVQDIMFEGLAPKKRLVFPVHQSIKTLICHEWANPDRKFFIPRAYKRKYPFGQEDCESWEGAPKIDHPVAKISKKNALPFEDTAVLKDPLDKRADIYLKKSWEASTSAFKPLIATTSVARSLKMWMTELKDKVKESNPNQDFNQAFTTIDNAVSFISEASADALKLSARSAALSNSARRSIWVKEWKGDTTSKAKLCGVPCEGKLLFGSALESILEKASDRKKGFPLIPQQTSRPFRGRDFKIPVLVGATGTSRQGPSMEHHGSKDYYNRRQSFWMGGSYGTSSSTREMEPGRSQRIPKRTGVKGSFSLFNTGTTRASGEKRKGTVGQRGGSSLPKSPRWNQINRPDEDHTPYLQQEQAKTRRMGAIPGGFPSNLQSLGDPESRPVRHQDEQKSKRILFPVSEGQPRCHRRTSTELGQRPPLRLPTDQASISGNTQDQAGQSRRHSGCSLLAQKGVVRLVEETVDSRPLGASGETGSPTPGTSTSPDSTEPSLNSLACERQLLIDRGLSPQVISTLLASRKRVTSAIYLRTWKAFCRILAKNWCGERRRFF, from the exons ATGGAGTCCCAAGGCGCTGAACAATCCCAGACCTCTGCTACAGATAATCCAGCG GAGGGATCCTCTAAAAAGGAGCGTACTAAGATTAAGGAGTGTCCGGTCTGCAGAAAGAGGCTTAGTAGTTCATACAATAAGACCTTGTGTGGGGGGTGCATGAACCGAGTATTAGAAGATCAAGGACCATCCTTCATTAGAAACATGAGAGACATGGTTAGGCAAGAAATCAGG gcctccCTACCCTCTCGCCCAACTTCCTCTGAGACGCCTGGAGTCAGCATTAACCCACCTCCTGACTCTCAGCCACTGGTCATTGCAGGACCAAGTCAGCAGATGGATCCCTCTCCTATAAATGAGGAAGATCAGGATCTATCACTAGAGGTGGACGATCAGGGTGAATTAGCCTCTGATCCAGAGGAGATCTCAGGGGAGGACTCTGCAGGGTCACTGTTACCAATTGAATCCATAGACGCTCTCATTAAAAATGTCAGACTAACTATGGAGATTGACGATACCCCTCAACCCAGATCCGTACAGGACATTATGTTTGAGGGGTTAGCCCCAAAAAAGAGACTGGTGTTTCCAGTACACCAGAGTATTAAGACTCTTATCTGTCACGAGTGGGCTAATCCAGACCGGAAATTCTTTATCCCACGGGCT TACAAAAGGAAATATCCCTTCGGTCAGGAGGACTGTGAATCCTGGGAGGGGGCCCCTAAGATAGATCATCCAGTGGCGAAGATCTCAAAAAAGAATGCACTGCCCTTCGAGGACACAGCAGTGCTTAAAGACCCTCTAGATAAGAGAGCCGATATATATTTAAAGAAGTCTTGGGAAGCATCCACATCCGCATTCAAGCCTTTGATTGCGACGACTTCAGTAGCTAGGTCACTAAAAATGTGGATGACTGAACTTAAAGATAAGGTCAAGGAGAGTAATCCAAATCAGGACTTTAATCAGGCATTTACTACGATTGACAATGCTGTGTCATTTATTTCAGAAGCATCAGCAGATGCCCTAAAGCTGTCAGCCCGATCAGCGGCCCTTTCAAACTCAGCCCGAAGATCTATATGGGTAAAGGAGTGGAAGGGTGATACCACATCAAAGGCCAAGCTATGTGGAGTCCCATGTGAAGGGAAGCTTCTATTTGGGTCTGCCCTGGAGTCTATCCTAGAGAAGGCCTCTGACAGAAAGAAGGGATTCCCCCTTATACCCCAACAGACCAGTAGACCATTCAGGGGAAGAG ACTTTAAGATCCCTGTCCTGGTGGGAGCAACGGGAACATCTAGACAAGGGCCTTCCATGGAACATCACGGAAGTAAAGACTATTACAACAGACGCCAGTCCTTCTGGATGGGGGGCTCATACGGGACCTCTTCTTCTACAAGGGAAATGGAGCCCGGAAGAAGCCAGAGAATCCCAAAACGTACGGGAGTTAAAGGCAGTTTTTCTCTCTTTAATACAGGCACTACCAGAGCTTCAGGGGAGAAACGTAAGGGTACTGTCGGACAACGCGGCGGCAGTAGCCTACCTAAATCACCAAGGTGGAACCAGATCAACCGACCTGATGAGGATCACACACCATATCTTCAG CAGGAACAAGCTAAAACAAGGAGAATGGGAGCTATCCCAGGAGGttttccatcaaatctgcagTCTCTGGGGGACCCCGAAAGCAGACCTGTTCGCCACCAGGACGAACAGAAAAGTAAGAGAATTTTATTCCCTGTCTCAGAAGGACAACCCCGCTGCCATAGACGCACTAGCACAGAATTGGGACAGCGGCCTCCTTTACGCCTTCCCACCGATCAGGCTTCTATCTCGGGTAATACGCAAGATCAGGCAGGACAAAGCAGACGTCATTCTGGTTGCTCCCTTCTGGCCCAGAAGGGTGTGGTTCGCCTGGTTGAGGAGACTGTCGATAGCAGACCCCTGGGTGCTTCCGGAGAGACGGGATCTCCTACACCAGGGACCAGTACTTCACCCGACAGCACAGAACCTTCACTTAACAGCCTGGCGTGTGAAAGGCAGCTTCTGATTGACAGAGGACTATCCCCTCAGGTGATATCCACACTTTTAGCCAGCCGAAAGAGGGTTACATCAGCCATTTACCTGAGAACTTGGAAGGCCTTTTGTAG GATCCTTGCAAAGAACTGGTgtggtgagaggaggcgattcttttaa
- the LOC138782981 gene encoding uncharacterized protein isoform X2: MESQGAEQSQTSATDNPAEGSSKKERTKIKECPVCRKRLSSSYNKTLCGGCMNRVLEDQGPSFIRNMRDMVRQEIRASLPSRPTSSETPGVSINPPPDSQPLVIAGPSQQMDPSPINEEDQDLSLEVDDQGELASDPEEISGEDSAGSLLPIESIDALIKNVRLTMEIDDTPQPRSVQDIMFEGLAPKKRLVFPVHQSIKTLICHEWANPDRKFFIPRAYKRKYPFGQEDCESWEGAPKIDHPVAKISKKNALPFEDTAVLKDPLDKRADIYLKKSWEASTSAFKPLIATTSVARSLKMWMTELKDKVKESNPNQDFNQAFTTIDNAVSFISEASADALKLSARSAALSNSARRSIWVKEWKGDTTSKAKLCGVPCEGKLLFGSALESILEKASDRKKGFPLIPQQTSRPFRGRDFKIPVLVGATGTSRQGPSMEHHGSKDYYNRRQSFWMGGSYGTSSSTREMEPGRSQRIPKRTGVKGSFSLFNTGTTRASGEKRKGTVGQRGGSSLPKSPRWNQINRPDEDHTPYLQEQAKTRRMGAIPGGFPSNLQSLGDPESRPVRHQDEQKSKRILFPVSEGQPRCHRRTSTELGQRPPLRLPTDQASISGNTQDQAGQSRRHSGCSLLAQKGVVRLVEETVDSRPLGASGETGSPTPGTSTSPDSTEPSLNSLACERQLLIDRGLSPQVISTLLASRKRVTSAIYLRTWKAFCRYVNQPINVIAPPNIPLILDFLQEGLNMNLRPSTIKVQISALSALFDFRLAEHPWVKRFTKAATRLAPSIKSRLPPWDLNIVLSGLTISPFEPMLELPIRLLSWKLAFLLAITSARRVSEIRAFSINPPYMTIRDDRIILSPDPAFLPKVVSNFHRSQEVVLPSFCTNPSNDREAAFHTLDVRRILLHYLEVTRDWRQTDNLLVSFQGKNKGKAATSQTIARWVKQAIGECYRSSGKDIPVGFGAHSTRAVATSWAERASVTLEQICRTATWSTPHTFFRHYRLQLSSTEDLTFGRRVLHAVVPP; encoded by the exons ATGGAGTCCCAAGGCGCTGAACAATCCCAGACCTCTGCTACAGATAATCCAGCG GAGGGATCCTCTAAAAAGGAGCGTACTAAGATTAAGGAGTGTCCGGTCTGCAGAAAGAGGCTTAGTAGTTCATACAATAAGACCTTGTGTGGGGGGTGCATGAACCGAGTATTAGAAGATCAAGGACCATCCTTCATTAGAAACATGAGAGACATGGTTAGGCAAGAAATCAGG gcctccCTACCCTCTCGCCCAACTTCCTCTGAGACGCCTGGAGTCAGCATTAACCCACCTCCTGACTCTCAGCCACTGGTCATTGCAGGACCAAGTCAGCAGATGGATCCCTCTCCTATAAATGAGGAAGATCAGGATCTATCACTAGAGGTGGACGATCAGGGTGAATTAGCCTCTGATCCAGAGGAGATCTCAGGGGAGGACTCTGCAGGGTCACTGTTACCAATTGAATCCATAGACGCTCTCATTAAAAATGTCAGACTAACTATGGAGATTGACGATACCCCTCAACCCAGATCCGTACAGGACATTATGTTTGAGGGGTTAGCCCCAAAAAAGAGACTGGTGTTTCCAGTACACCAGAGTATTAAGACTCTTATCTGTCACGAGTGGGCTAATCCAGACCGGAAATTCTTTATCCCACGGGCT TACAAAAGGAAATATCCCTTCGGTCAGGAGGACTGTGAATCCTGGGAGGGGGCCCCTAAGATAGATCATCCAGTGGCGAAGATCTCAAAAAAGAATGCACTGCCCTTCGAGGACACAGCAGTGCTTAAAGACCCTCTAGATAAGAGAGCCGATATATATTTAAAGAAGTCTTGGGAAGCATCCACATCCGCATTCAAGCCTTTGATTGCGACGACTTCAGTAGCTAGGTCACTAAAAATGTGGATGACTGAACTTAAAGATAAGGTCAAGGAGAGTAATCCAAATCAGGACTTTAATCAGGCATTTACTACGATTGACAATGCTGTGTCATTTATTTCAGAAGCATCAGCAGATGCCCTAAAGCTGTCAGCCCGATCAGCGGCCCTTTCAAACTCAGCCCGAAGATCTATATGGGTAAAGGAGTGGAAGGGTGATACCACATCAAAGGCCAAGCTATGTGGAGTCCCATGTGAAGGGAAGCTTCTATTTGGGTCTGCCCTGGAGTCTATCCTAGAGAAGGCCTCTGACAGAAAGAAGGGATTCCCCCTTATACCCCAACAGACCAGTAGACCATTCAGGGGAAGAG ACTTTAAGATCCCTGTCCTGGTGGGAGCAACGGGAACATCTAGACAAGGGCCTTCCATGGAACATCACGGAAGTAAAGACTATTACAACAGACGCCAGTCCTTCTGGATGGGGGGCTCATACGGGACCTCTTCTTCTACAAGGGAAATGGAGCCCGGAAGAAGCCAGAGAATCCCAAAACGTACGGGAGTTAAAGGCAGTTTTTCTCTCTTTAATACAGGCACTACCAGAGCTTCAGGGGAGAAACGTAAGGGTACTGTCGGACAACGCGGCGGCAGTAGCCTACCTAAATCACCAAGGTGGAACCAGATCAACCGACCTGATGAGGATCACACACCATATCTTCAG GAACAAGCTAAAACAAGGAGAATGGGAGCTATCCCAGGAGGttttccatcaaatctgcagTCTCTGGGGGACCCCGAAAGCAGACCTGTTCGCCACCAGGACGAACAGAAAAGTAAGAGAATTTTATTCCCTGTCTCAGAAGGACAACCCCGCTGCCATAGACGCACTAGCACAGAATTGGGACAGCGGCCTCCTTTACGCCTTCCCACCGATCAGGCTTCTATCTCGGGTAATACGCAAGATCAGGCAGGACAAAGCAGACGTCATTCTGGTTGCTCCCTTCTGGCCCAGAAGGGTGTGGTTCGCCTGGTTGAGGAGACTGTCGATAGCAGACCCCTGGGTGCTTCCGGAGAGACGGGATCTCCTACACCAGGGACCAGTACTTCACCCGACAGCACAGAACCTTCACTTAACAGCCTGGCGTGTGAAAGGCAGCTTCTGATTGACAGAGGACTATCCCCTCAGGTGATATCCACACTTTTAGCCAGCCGAAAGAGGGTTACATCAGCCATTTACCTGAGAACTTGGAAGGCCTTTTGTAGGTACGTGAACCAGCCAATCAATGTAATTGCTCCTCCTAATATTCCACTAATTCTGGACTTTCTGCAGGAGGGTCTTAACATGAACTTGAGACCAAGCACTATAAAAGTTCAAATTTCAGCCCTTAGTGCACTTTTTGATTTCAGATTGGCTGAACATCCATGGGTAAAAAGGTTCACAAAAGCTGCAACTAGACTGGCTCCCAGTATAAAATCAAGACTCCCTCCTTGGGACTTAAATATAGTGTTATCAGGACTGACCATTTCTCCATTCGAGCCAATGTTAGAATTACCTATCAGGCTGCTATCCTGGAAACTTGCCTTCTTGCTCGCTATCACATCAGCCCGAAGGGTTAGCGAGATCAGAGCCTTCTCCATCAACCCTCCATACATGACAATTAGGGATGATAGAATTATCTTATCTCCTGACCCTGCCTTTCTCCCAAAGGTGGTATCCAATTTCCACAGGTCCCAGGAGGTAGTTCTTCCCTCATTTTGCACTAATCCATCCAACGATAGAGAGGCAGCCTTTCATACATTGGACGTTAGGCGTATTCTGTTACACTATCTGGAGGTCACTAGGGATTGGAGACAGACTGATAATCTCTTAGTATCCTTCCAGGGAAAGAACAAGGGTAAAGCAGCTACCTCACAAACCATCGCTAGATGGGTAAAACAGGCCATAGGGGAATGCTATAGATCCAGTGGAAAGGATATCCCCGTAGGGTTTGGGGCACACTCCACCAGAGCAGTAGCCACTTCCTGGGCAGAGAGGGCATCAGTCACATTAGAGCAGATCTGTAGGACCGCTACTTGGAGCACTCCACACACCTTCTTTAGACATTACAGATTACAACTATCGTCAACAGAGGACTTGACGTTTGGTAGAAGGGTACTGCACGCAGTGGTCCCTCCCTAG
- the LOC138782981 gene encoding uncharacterized protein isoform X3 — MESQGAEQSQTSATDNPAEGSSKKERTKIKECPVCRKRLSSSYNKTLCGGCMNRVLEDQGPSFIRNMRDMVRQEIRASLPSRPTSSETPGVSINPPPDSQPLVIAGPSQQMDPSPINEEDQDLSLEVDDQGELASDPEEISGEDSAGSLLPIESIDALIKNVRLTMEIDDTPQPRSVQDIMFEGLAPKKRLVFPVHQSIKTLICHEWANPDRKFFIPRAYKRKYPFGQEDCESWEGAPKIDHPVAKISKKNALPFEDTAVLKDPLDKRADIYLKKSWEASTSAFKPLIATTSVARSLKMWMTELKDKVKESNPNQDFNQAFTTIDNAVSFISEASADALKLSARSAALSNSARRSIWVKEWKGDTTSKAKLCGVPCEGKLLFGSALESILEKASDRKKGFPLIPQQTSRPFRGRDFKIPVLVGATGTSRQGPSMEHHGSKDYYNRRQSFWMGGSYGTSSSTREMEPGRSQRIPKRTGVKGSFSLFNTGTTRASGEKRKGTVGQRGGSSLPKSPRWNQINRPDEDHTPYLQQEQAKTRRMGAIPGGFPSNLQSLGDPESRPVRHQDEQKSKRILFPVSEGQPRCHRRTSTELGQRPPLRLPTDQASISGNTQDQAGQSRRHSGCSLLAQKGVVRLVEETVDSRPLGASGETGSPTPGTSTSPDSTEPSLNSLACERQLLIDRGLSPQVISTLLASRKRVTSAIYLRTWKAFCRFAPRILAKNWCGERRRFF, encoded by the exons ATGGAGTCCCAAGGCGCTGAACAATCCCAGACCTCTGCTACAGATAATCCAGCG GAGGGATCCTCTAAAAAGGAGCGTACTAAGATTAAGGAGTGTCCGGTCTGCAGAAAGAGGCTTAGTAGTTCATACAATAAGACCTTGTGTGGGGGGTGCATGAACCGAGTATTAGAAGATCAAGGACCATCCTTCATTAGAAACATGAGAGACATGGTTAGGCAAGAAATCAGG gcctccCTACCCTCTCGCCCAACTTCCTCTGAGACGCCTGGAGTCAGCATTAACCCACCTCCTGACTCTCAGCCACTGGTCATTGCAGGACCAAGTCAGCAGATGGATCCCTCTCCTATAAATGAGGAAGATCAGGATCTATCACTAGAGGTGGACGATCAGGGTGAATTAGCCTCTGATCCAGAGGAGATCTCAGGGGAGGACTCTGCAGGGTCACTGTTACCAATTGAATCCATAGACGCTCTCATTAAAAATGTCAGACTAACTATGGAGATTGACGATACCCCTCAACCCAGATCCGTACAGGACATTATGTTTGAGGGGTTAGCCCCAAAAAAGAGACTGGTGTTTCCAGTACACCAGAGTATTAAGACTCTTATCTGTCACGAGTGGGCTAATCCAGACCGGAAATTCTTTATCCCACGGGCT TACAAAAGGAAATATCCCTTCGGTCAGGAGGACTGTGAATCCTGGGAGGGGGCCCCTAAGATAGATCATCCAGTGGCGAAGATCTCAAAAAAGAATGCACTGCCCTTCGAGGACACAGCAGTGCTTAAAGACCCTCTAGATAAGAGAGCCGATATATATTTAAAGAAGTCTTGGGAAGCATCCACATCCGCATTCAAGCCTTTGATTGCGACGACTTCAGTAGCTAGGTCACTAAAAATGTGGATGACTGAACTTAAAGATAAGGTCAAGGAGAGTAATCCAAATCAGGACTTTAATCAGGCATTTACTACGATTGACAATGCTGTGTCATTTATTTCAGAAGCATCAGCAGATGCCCTAAAGCTGTCAGCCCGATCAGCGGCCCTTTCAAACTCAGCCCGAAGATCTATATGGGTAAAGGAGTGGAAGGGTGATACCACATCAAAGGCCAAGCTATGTGGAGTCCCATGTGAAGGGAAGCTTCTATTTGGGTCTGCCCTGGAGTCTATCCTAGAGAAGGCCTCTGACAGAAAGAAGGGATTCCCCCTTATACCCCAACAGACCAGTAGACCATTCAGGGGAAGAG ACTTTAAGATCCCTGTCCTGGTGGGAGCAACGGGAACATCTAGACAAGGGCCTTCCATGGAACATCACGGAAGTAAAGACTATTACAACAGACGCCAGTCCTTCTGGATGGGGGGCTCATACGGGACCTCTTCTTCTACAAGGGAAATGGAGCCCGGAAGAAGCCAGAGAATCCCAAAACGTACGGGAGTTAAAGGCAGTTTTTCTCTCTTTAATACAGGCACTACCAGAGCTTCAGGGGAGAAACGTAAGGGTACTGTCGGACAACGCGGCGGCAGTAGCCTACCTAAATCACCAAGGTGGAACCAGATCAACCGACCTGATGAGGATCACACACCATATCTTCAG CAGGAACAAGCTAAAACAAGGAGAATGGGAGCTATCCCAGGAGGttttccatcaaatctgcagTCTCTGGGGGACCCCGAAAGCAGACCTGTTCGCCACCAGGACGAACAGAAAAGTAAGAGAATTTTATTCCCTGTCTCAGAAGGACAACCCCGCTGCCATAGACGCACTAGCACAGAATTGGGACAGCGGCCTCCTTTACGCCTTCCCACCGATCAGGCTTCTATCTCGGGTAATACGCAAGATCAGGCAGGACAAAGCAGACGTCATTCTGGTTGCTCCCTTCTGGCCCAGAAGGGTGTGGTTCGCCTGGTTGAGGAGACTGTCGATAGCAGACCCCTGGGTGCTTCCGGAGAGACGGGATCTCCTACACCAGGGACCAGTACTTCACCCGACAGCACAGAACCTTCACTTAACAGCCTGGCGTGTGAAAGGCAGCTTCTGATTGACAGAGGACTATCCCCTCAGGTGATATCCACACTTTTAGCCAGCCGAAAGAGGGTTACATCAGCCATTTACCTGAGAACTTGGAAGGCCTTTTGTAG ATTCGCTCCTAGGATCCTTGCAAAGAACTGGTgtggtgagaggaggcgattcttttaa